The following coding sequences lie in one Spinacia oleracea cultivar Varoflay chromosome 1, BTI_SOV_V1, whole genome shotgun sequence genomic window:
- the LOC110793238 gene encoding uncharacterized protein isoform X2, whose product MSTKTGTAKDLAEKMLLMAEQGGHYCSKKTDSLCKDCCCQSSKSSMSRLCCVLRGIDLKICLFLFLIVPVCTMGIYLHGQKITYFLRPLWEKPPKPFNVIPHYYNENVTMENLCKLHGWGVRDYPRRVYDAVLFSNEVDMLHVRWQELYPYITQFVLLESNSTFTGIPKPLVFAANRDQFKFVEPRLTYGNIGGRFVKGENPFVEEAYQRVALDQLMRIAGISDDDLLIMSDVDEIPSRHTINLLRWCDDTPDILHLQLKNYLYSFEFLVDNNSWRASIHKYQTGKTRYAHFRQTDVQLADAGWHCSFCFRRISEFIFKMKAYSHSDRVRFSHYLNPKRIQRVICKGADLFDMLPEEHTFKAIIGKMGPVPHSYSAVHLPSYLLENADKYKFLLPGNCQRESE is encoded by the exons ATGTCGACGAAAACGGGTACGGCGAAGGATTTAGCAGAGAAAATGTTGTTGATGGCTGAACAAGGTGGACATTATTGCTCCAAAAAGACCGATAGTTTGTGCAAAGATTGTTGTTGCCAG TCAAGCAAATCAAGCATGTCAAGATTATGCTGTGTTCTTCGAGGAATCGATTTGAAGATCTGCTTATTCCTGTTCTTGATCGTTCCAGTATGCACCATGGGTATCTACTTACATGGGCAGAAAATTACCTACTTTCTCCGACCACTTTGGGAAAAACCACCAAAACCTTTCAATGTAATTCCCCACTACTACAACGAAAATGTGACAATGGAAAATCTATGCAAGCTTCACGGTTGGGGAGTTCGTGATTACCCAAGACGAGTTTACGACGCTGTTCTCTTCAGCAATGAGGTCGACATGCTCCATGTCAGATGGCAGGAGTTGTACCCTTACATTACTCAGTTTGTTCTTCTTGAGTCCAACTCCACATTCACTGGAATACCAAAGCCTCTGGTTTTTGCTGCAAATAGAGATCAATTCAAATTCGTGGAGCCTCGTTTGACTTACGGGAATATTGGGGGTCGATTCGTTAAGGGAGAGAATCCGTTTGTTGAGGAAGCATATCAGCGTGTTGCATtggatcaactcatgagaatcgCGGGTATTTCTGATGATGATTTATTGATAATGTCTGATGTTGATGAGATACCAAGTAGACATACCATCAATCTACTTAGATGGTGTGATGATACACCTGATATCCTACATTTACAGCTTAAGAACTATCTGTACTCGTTCGAATTTCTTGTGGATAACAACAGTTGGAGAGCTTCGATACACAAATACCAGACAGGGAAGACTAGATATGCTCATTTTAGGCAAACTGATGTTCAATTGGCAGATGCTGGGTGGCATTGCAGCTTTTGTTTCCGCCGTATAAGCGAGTTTATCTTCAAGATGAAAGCTTACAGCCATAGTGACAGAGTGAGATTCTCTCATTACTTAAACCCCAAAAGAATTCAGAGAGTAATCTGCAAAGGTGCAGACTTGTTCGATATGTTACCTGAAGAACACACATTTAAGGCAATAATCGGGAAGATGGGTCCTGTTCCTCATTCTTATTCTGCAGTTCATCTTCCATCGTATCTTTTGGAGAATGCTGATAAGTATAAGTTCCTATTGCCTGGAAATTGCCAGAGAGAAAGTGAATGA
- the LOC110793238 gene encoding uncharacterized protein isoform X1, translated as MSTKTGTAKDLAEKMLLMAEQGGHYCSKKTDSLCKDCCCQQSSKSSMSRLCCVLRGIDLKICLFLFLIVPVCTMGIYLHGQKITYFLRPLWEKPPKPFNVIPHYYNENVTMENLCKLHGWGVRDYPRRVYDAVLFSNEVDMLHVRWQELYPYITQFVLLESNSTFTGIPKPLVFAANRDQFKFVEPRLTYGNIGGRFVKGENPFVEEAYQRVALDQLMRIAGISDDDLLIMSDVDEIPSRHTINLLRWCDDTPDILHLQLKNYLYSFEFLVDNNSWRASIHKYQTGKTRYAHFRQTDVQLADAGWHCSFCFRRISEFIFKMKAYSHSDRVRFSHYLNPKRIQRVICKGADLFDMLPEEHTFKAIIGKMGPVPHSYSAVHLPSYLLENADKYKFLLPGNCQRESE; from the exons ATGTCGACGAAAACGGGTACGGCGAAGGATTTAGCAGAGAAAATGTTGTTGATGGCTGAACAAGGTGGACATTATTGCTCCAAAAAGACCGATAGTTTGTGCAAAGATTGTTGTTGCCAG cAGTCAAGCAAATCAAGCATGTCAAGATTATGCTGTGTTCTTCGAGGAATCGATTTGAAGATCTGCTTATTCCTGTTCTTGATCGTTCCAGTATGCACCATGGGTATCTACTTACATGGGCAGAAAATTACCTACTTTCTCCGACCACTTTGGGAAAAACCACCAAAACCTTTCAATGTAATTCCCCACTACTACAACGAAAATGTGACAATGGAAAATCTATGCAAGCTTCACGGTTGGGGAGTTCGTGATTACCCAAGACGAGTTTACGACGCTGTTCTCTTCAGCAATGAGGTCGACATGCTCCATGTCAGATGGCAGGAGTTGTACCCTTACATTACTCAGTTTGTTCTTCTTGAGTCCAACTCCACATTCACTGGAATACCAAAGCCTCTGGTTTTTGCTGCAAATAGAGATCAATTCAAATTCGTGGAGCCTCGTTTGACTTACGGGAATATTGGGGGTCGATTCGTTAAGGGAGAGAATCCGTTTGTTGAGGAAGCATATCAGCGTGTTGCATtggatcaactcatgagaatcgCGGGTATTTCTGATGATGATTTATTGATAATGTCTGATGTTGATGAGATACCAAGTAGACATACCATCAATCTACTTAGATGGTGTGATGATACACCTGATATCCTACATTTACAGCTTAAGAACTATCTGTACTCGTTCGAATTTCTTGTGGATAACAACAGTTGGAGAGCTTCGATACACAAATACCAGACAGGGAAGACTAGATATGCTCATTTTAGGCAAACTGATGTTCAATTGGCAGATGCTGGGTGGCATTGCAGCTTTTGTTTCCGCCGTATAAGCGAGTTTATCTTCAAGATGAAAGCTTACAGCCATAGTGACAGAGTGAGATTCTCTCATTACTTAAACCCCAAAAGAATTCAGAGAGTAATCTGCAAAGGTGCAGACTTGTTCGATATGTTACCTGAAGAACACACATTTAAGGCAATAATCGGGAAGATGGGTCCTGTTCCTCATTCTTATTCTGCAGTTCATCTTCCATCGTATCTTTTGGAGAATGCTGATAAGTATAAGTTCCTATTGCCTGGAAATTGCCAGAGAGAAAGTGAATGA
- the LOC110793252 gene encoding BURP domain-containing protein 5-like isoform X2, with amino-acid sequence MISMKLPCFLYLVVVVVMASRQAASTSLTTYWNSHLQGVFMPRSIKDYLPSKGESTSSSSSSHQFVKNNLNISEDVNIIRCHASKRPPKTTKMDSITSLHFLESDLSNNNNRVLLYPRFPNLHSNNGHFLPRTIIEQFPTLKSTNLPSILSRFSITPNSPATGVIKHTVELCEYAANDDNVCVTSLESMVDFVQSTKHGVIRAYSTTIQDKYFKGNNGNLQPFRIVKVKRLSNSRVVNSTVSCHKAQFPFAVFLCHQRVATVAYMVTLEGVRDKMTRIEAATACHMDTSEWDPLFPALVALKVAPGTPVCHFLNQKSVLWVVGEN; translated from the exons ATGATCAGTATGAAGCTACCTTGTTTTCTTTATCTA GTAGTAGTAGTAGTGATGGCTAGTAGACAAGCCGCAAGCACAAGCTTAACTACCTATTGGAATTCCCATTTGCAAGGTGTTTTCATGCCACGGTCGATTAAGGACTACCTTCCTTCTAAAG GCGAAAGcacttcatcatcatcatcctctcATCAGTTTGTGAAGAACAATCTTAATATATCAGAAGATGTCAACATTATCAGATGCCATGCGTCGAAAAGGCCACCAAAAACGACGAAAATGGACTCCATTACTTCATTGCATTTCCTAGAGAGTGATCTTTCTAACAACAACAATCGAGTATTATTATATCCCCGTTTCCCAAACCTCCACTCCAACAACGGTCATTTCTTACCAAGGACCATTATTGAACAATTTCCAACCCTAAAATCCACCAATTTACCGAGTATTCTCTCTCGATTTTCAATCACCCCAAACTCTCCGGCCACCGGAGTGATTAAACACACGGTGGAATTATGTGAGTACGCCGCCAACGACGATAACGTATGTGTCACGTCACTAGAAAGCATGGTTGATTTTGTACAATCAACCAAACACGGTGTTATTCGAgcatattcaacaacaattcaagATAAATATTTCAAGGGTAATAATGGTAATTTGCAACCCTTTCGTATAGTAAAAGTAAAGAGGCTATCAAATTCAAGGGTTGTTAATTCTACGGTTAGTTGCCACAAAGCACAATTTCCGTTTGCGGTTTTCCTTTGCCATCAACGTGTTGCCACGGTGGCGTACATGGTTACCCTAGAGGGAGTACGTGACAAGATGACTAGGATTGAAGCCGCCACCGCGTGCCACATGGACACCTCTGAGTGGGACCCTCTCTTTCCTGCGCTCGTCGCTTTGAAGGTTGCTCCGGGAACGCCGGTTTGCCATTTTCTCAACCAGAAGAGTGTGCTTTGGGTTGTCGGAGAGAACTAA
- the LOC110793252 gene encoding BURP domain-containing protein 5-like isoform X1 — MISMKLPCFLYLVVVVVMASRQAASTSLTTYWNSHLQGVFMPRSIKDYLPSKEGESTSSSSSSHQFVKNNLNISEDVNIIRCHASKRPPKTTKMDSITSLHFLESDLSNNNNRVLLYPRFPNLHSNNGHFLPRTIIEQFPTLKSTNLPSILSRFSITPNSPATGVIKHTVELCEYAANDDNVCVTSLESMVDFVQSTKHGVIRAYSTTIQDKYFKGNNGNLQPFRIVKVKRLSNSRVVNSTVSCHKAQFPFAVFLCHQRVATVAYMVTLEGVRDKMTRIEAATACHMDTSEWDPLFPALVALKVAPGTPVCHFLNQKSVLWVVGEN, encoded by the exons ATGATCAGTATGAAGCTACCTTGTTTTCTTTATCTA GTAGTAGTAGTAGTGATGGCTAGTAGACAAGCCGCAAGCACAAGCTTAACTACCTATTGGAATTCCCATTTGCAAGGTGTTTTCATGCCACGGTCGATTAAGGACTACCTTCCTTCTAAAG AAGGCGAAAGcacttcatcatcatcatcctctcATCAGTTTGTGAAGAACAATCTTAATATATCAGAAGATGTCAACATTATCAGATGCCATGCGTCGAAAAGGCCACCAAAAACGACGAAAATGGACTCCATTACTTCATTGCATTTCCTAGAGAGTGATCTTTCTAACAACAACAATCGAGTATTATTATATCCCCGTTTCCCAAACCTCCACTCCAACAACGGTCATTTCTTACCAAGGACCATTATTGAACAATTTCCAACCCTAAAATCCACCAATTTACCGAGTATTCTCTCTCGATTTTCAATCACCCCAAACTCTCCGGCCACCGGAGTGATTAAACACACGGTGGAATTATGTGAGTACGCCGCCAACGACGATAACGTATGTGTCACGTCACTAGAAAGCATGGTTGATTTTGTACAATCAACCAAACACGGTGTTATTCGAgcatattcaacaacaattcaagATAAATATTTCAAGGGTAATAATGGTAATTTGCAACCCTTTCGTATAGTAAAAGTAAAGAGGCTATCAAATTCAAGGGTTGTTAATTCTACGGTTAGTTGCCACAAAGCACAATTTCCGTTTGCGGTTTTCCTTTGCCATCAACGTGTTGCCACGGTGGCGTACATGGTTACCCTAGAGGGAGTACGTGACAAGATGACTAGGATTGAAGCCGCCACCGCGTGCCACATGGACACCTCTGAGTGGGACCCTCTCTTTCCTGCGCTCGTCGCTTTGAAGGTTGCTCCGGGAACGCCGGTTTGCCATTTTCTCAACCAGAAGAGTGTGCTTTGGGTTGTCGGAGAGAACTAA